The Sulfurimonas sp. genome contains a region encoding:
- a CDS encoding ABC transporter ATP-binding protein: MLQEEGLGMSSKIAINLTNISKRYKIYEKPIDRLLQMLPWNRNKMLGEEFWALKNIDMQVLHGEVIGIIGKNGAGKSTLLQLVCQTLEPTSGERDIDGKIAALLELGSGFNPEFSGRENVYMSAAIAGLSREETDRKYDAIVEFSGIGEFIHSPVKTYSSGMMVRLAFAVATSVEPDILVIDEALSVGDGAFARKSFDRIMQLKESGCTILFCSHALYQVEVLCQKVMWIDKGEIKAFGEPSGVVNMYQKYLDGMDGDFLEVQNTTSSHARIKKIRVFSDDGQEGDLKLMSEVSTLSVAVSFVSDVSLPIPSVAIVITDDVGKNITSCGTFYDGVKLELDANGEGNVSLTFAKIGLRKGRHYLHVLLMCENAIHIYESVQCASLDVTQKGSEVGVVALPREWKPSDVTH, from the coding sequence ATGCTACAAGAGGAGGGTTTGGGGATGTCATCTAAAATAGCTATAAATCTAACAAATATTTCAAAAAGATATAAGATATATGAAAAGCCTATAGATAGACTTTTACAGATGCTTCCTTGGAACAGAAACAAAATGCTCGGCGAAGAGTTTTGGGCTTTGAAAAATATAGATATGCAAGTTCTTCATGGAGAGGTTATAGGCATCATCGGTAAAAACGGCGCAGGAAAGTCGACTCTGCTTCAGCTCGTGTGTCAAACGCTTGAACCGACGAGCGGAGAGAGAGATATAGACGGAAAGATTGCAGCACTGCTTGAGCTTGGGAGCGGTTTTAATCCTGAGTTTAGCGGGAGGGAGAATGTTTATATGTCTGCGGCTATTGCCGGTCTTAGCAGAGAAGAGACAGATAGAAAGTATGATGCGATTGTGGAGTTTTCGGGTATAGGCGAGTTTATCCATAGTCCCGTGAAAACTTACTCCAGCGGGATGATGGTGCGACTTGCTTTTGCAGTTGCTACTAGCGTTGAGCCTGATATACTTGTGATAGATGAGGCTTTATCCGTCGGAGACGGTGCATTTGCCAGAAAGTCTTTTGATAGAATCATGCAGCTTAAAGAGAGCGGATGTACGATACTTTTTTGTTCGCATGCACTTTATCAGGTAGAGGTTTTGTGTCAAAAGGTTATGTGGATAGACAAGGGAGAGATAAAAGCTTTTGGGGAGCCTTCCGGCGTGGTCAATATGTACCAAAAATATCTTGACGGTATGGATGGAGACTTTTTAGAGGTTCAAAATACGACAAGCAGTCATGCCAGAATCAAGAAGATTCGAGTTTTTAGCGATGATGGACAAGAGGGTGACTTGAAGCTTATGAGCGAAGTGTCTACGCTAAGCGTTGCCGTTTCATTTGTTAGTGATGTTTCTTTGCCGATCCCGAGTGTTGCAATCGTCATTACGGATGATGTCGGGAAAAATATAACTAGCTGCGGCACTTTTTATGACGGCGTGAAGCTGGAGCTTGATGCAAACGGTGAGGGAAATGTAAGCCTGACATTTGCAAAAATCGGACTGAGAAAAGGAAGACACTATCTGCATGTGCTTTTGATGTGTGAAAATGCTATACATATATATGAGTCTGTTCAATGTGCCAGTTTGGATGTTACGCAAAAAGGCTCTGAGGTTGGAGTTGTTGCTTTGCCGAGAGAGTGGAAACCATCTGATGTTACACATTAA
- a CDS encoding class I SAM-dependent methyltransferase → MNRYDIDLDLTNRNSLSVLLKHIKKNSTVLEFGPANGRLTRYLKNELGCSVYAVEIDEEAASHLGQYCEVLVVGDIESYAWMERFKDIKFDTIVFADVLEHLYSPDKVLIASKEFLKEDGNILVSLPNIAHNAIVMELLRDKFTYSKTGLLDNTHIRFFTNSSFLELAKRCGLHCSYESGIYARADETEFGYAYENFEMGHSLEQREFGEVYQFVYELKKNPLDERVSEFGDMYKREKILGIAKLYVDVGEGFSEENSIEIKNPQTKESLEFDVSGFRGIKNLRFDPFDKTVSVKADAILATFEDKTTQKIEPHNNNSCYVNLDVEYFVTDDSHYLYTIDEEMQGGIEKIVIGCEYKLTGKEVCNEVVRLFSLESKTSNEAIRLLSLELSEMKNSRGWKFILFVRKLKRFFNA, encoded by the coding sequence ATGAATAGATATGATATAGATCTTGATTTGACAAATCGTAATTCGCTTAGTGTTTTACTCAAACATATAAAAAAAAATAGCACTGTTTTGGAGTTTGGTCCTGCGAACGGAAGACTTACACGGTATCTTAAAAATGAGTTGGGCTGCAGTGTATATGCGGTTGAGATAGATGAAGAGGCGGCTTCGCATCTTGGGCAGTATTGTGAAGTGTTGGTTGTCGGAGATATAGAGAGTTATGCGTGGATGGAGAGATTTAAAGATATAAAGTTTGACACCATCGTTTTTGCCGATGTGTTGGAACATCTTTACTCTCCCGATAAAGTTTTGATAGCGAGTAAAGAGTTTTTGAAAGAGGATGGGAACATCTTGGTGTCTTTGCCGAATATTGCCCATAATGCAATAGTGATGGAGCTGCTTAGAGATAAGTTTACCTATAGTAAAACCGGTTTGCTTGATAATACGCATATACGATTTTTTACAAACTCATCTTTTTTGGAGCTGGCGAAAAGATGCGGTTTGCACTGCAGCTATGAGAGCGGAATCTATGCCAGAGCGGATGAGACGGAGTTTGGTTATGCGTATGAAAATTTTGAGATGGGGCATAGCTTAGAGCAAAGAGAGTTTGGAGAGGTATATCAGTTCGTATATGAGTTGAAAAAAAATCCTCTTGATGAAAGAGTCTCAGAGTTTGGCGATATGTACAAAAGAGAGAAGATTTTAGGTATAGCAAAACTTTATGTCGATGTGGGAGAGGGGTTTAGTGAAGAAAATAGCATAGAGATAAAGAATCCTCAAACAAAAGAGAGTTTAGAGTTTGATGTGTCTGGGTTTAGGGGTATAAAAAATCTAAGGTTTGATCCGTTTGATAAGACTGTAAGCGTGAAAGCAGATGCAATCTTAGCAACTTTTGAGGATAAAACTACACAAAAGATTGAACCGCATAACAATAACAGCTGCTATGTAAATTTGGATGTTGAGTACTTTGTTACAGATGATAGCCACTACTTGTATACCATAGACGAAGAGATGCAAGGCGGTATTGAAAAAATCGTGATTGGGTGTGAGTACAAACTTACGGGTAAAGAAGTTTGTAATGAAGTTGTGAGGTTGTTTTCTTTAGAGTCCAAAACTAGCAACGAGGCTATCAGGCTGTTATCTTTGGAGTTGTCTGAAATGAAAAACTCAAGAGGATGGAAGTTTATTTTGTTTGTTAGAAAATTAAAAAGGTTTTTCAATGCATAG
- a CDS encoding glycosyltransferase: MHRYKKYLSLIKSNPKLVVLFAKDMFRHGVRSSIRKAKRKANEKKADEHKALENFSDIIEKFDTQMKHKNICFDETIDILIPVYNGFEFLEPLFESIVKNSSLKYRLIIINDCSPDKRVDDFLQKFIEKNRDLIEIIYIQNEENLGFLKSVNRAAKKVQNHFVLLNTDTEVPPFWLERLMNPIINGENIATTTPMTNSGEICSFPRWLSDNKIYRGLDVAVVDKQFSYVSFEKNSISVPTGVGFCMGVNKNVYDKIGMFDEIFGKGYGEENDWCMRAIEVGYKNIIVPNLFVYHKHGGSFLSSEKKELIGRNLQILCKKHPSYNGLVQDLIEKNPLKEVREFLEILITFNTSKKNILIIDHELGGGTSIYRNERVNQYLKNEENVVLFSYNFLLNSYKISFYLSENEVFFYTSCGFDDIRKINDFIKIDEIFVNSLVSFKSTYGMLKEIIEFKEKSGAKLVLPIHDFYCICPSYTLLNDKNRYCHTPKDFNVCNQCLQNNSGDFRTFNSSRVNMNEWREEWEKIINAADTILCFSNSSAQIIQNVYDVREKIEIIPHTVGNLPKVEIPKIIDNGINIAVIGGINLAKGSLIIKDMIGIIEKNKYNINVTVIGELDLNLKSGHLKVHGRYQRDDLAELMGKYNINACLIPSIWPETFSYTTEEIMMMDMPLFIFDLGAPAERVKKYSKGYVIDKIDAYATLDAIKKFFGSKD; this comes from the coding sequence ATGCATAGATATAAAAAATATTTATCTCTTATAAAGTCAAACCCTAAGTTGGTCGTGTTGTTTGCCAAAGATATGTTTAGACACGGGGTAAGGTCTTCGATAAGAAAGGCTAAAAGAAAAGCGAATGAGAAAAAAGCAGATGAACATAAGGCTTTAGAAAACTTTAGCGATATCATAGAGAAGTTTGATACGCAGATGAAGCATAAAAACATTTGCTTTGATGAAACTATAGATATCTTGATACCTGTTTATAACGGGTTTGAGTTTTTAGAACCTTTGTTTGAGAGTATAGTTAAAAACAGCAGTTTAAAGTATAGACTTATCATCATAAACGACTGTAGTCCCGATAAAAGAGTAGATGATTTTTTACAAAAATTTATAGAAAAAAATAGAGATTTGATAGAGATAATATATATACAAAATGAAGAGAATTTAGGATTTTTAAAAAGTGTAAACAGGGCTGCAAAAAAAGTGCAAAATCATTTTGTGCTTCTAAATACCGATACGGAAGTTCCTCCGTTTTGGTTAGAGAGACTTATGAATCCTATAATTAACGGTGAGAATATTGCGACAACGACTCCGATGACCAACTCCGGAGAGATTTGCAGTTTTCCAAGATGGCTAAGTGACAATAAGATTTATCGCGGCTTGGATGTCGCCGTTGTTGATAAGCAGTTCTCTTATGTTTCATTTGAAAAAAACAGTATTAGCGTTCCTACGGGAGTCGGTTTTTGCATGGGAGTCAATAAAAATGTATATGATAAGATAGGTATGTTTGATGAGATTTTCGGTAAAGGGTACGGTGAAGAGAATGACTGGTGTATGAGGGCGATAGAGGTTGGGTATAAAAATATCATCGTGCCAAATCTGTTTGTTTATCATAAGCATGGGGGTTCTTTTTTAAGCAGTGAAAAAAAAGAGCTTATCGGAAGAAATTTACAAATCTTATGCAAAAAACACCCTTCTTATAATGGACTTGTTCAAGATTTGATTGAAAAGAACCCTTTGAAAGAGGTGAGAGAATTTTTAGAAATTTTAATAACTTTTAATACATCAAAAAAAAATATTTTAATCATAGACCATGAGCTTGGCGGCGGGACTTCAATATATAGAAATGAAAGAGTCAATCAATACTTGAAAAATGAAGAGAATGTTGTCTTGTTTTCATATAATTTTTTGTTGAATAGTTATAAAATATCTTTTTATTTATCTGAAAATGAGGTGTTTTTTTATACATCTTGCGGTTTTGACGACATAAGAAAGATAAATGATTTTATAAAGATAGATGAGATTTTTGTTAATTCACTCGTTTCTTTTAAATCTACATACGGGATGTTAAAGGAGATAATAGAGTTTAAAGAAAAAAGCGGCGCTAAGTTGGTGTTGCCGATTCATGATTTTTACTGTATATGTCCGAGCTATACACTTTTGAATGATAAAAACAGATATTGTCATACTCCGAAAGATTTTAATGTCTGTAACCAATGTTTACAGAATAACAGTGGGGATTTTAGAACTTTTAACAGCTCTCGTGTCAATATGAACGAGTGGAGAGAAGAGTGGGAAAAAATTATAAATGCGGCAGATACAATTTTGTGTTTTTCAAACTCTTCAGCTCAAATCATACAAAATGTTTATGATGTTAGGGAAAAAATAGAAATCATCCCGCATACTGTAGGGAATTTACCTAAAGTCGAGATACCTAAAATCATAGATAATGGAATAAATATAGCTGTTATCGGCGGAATCAATTTGGCTAAAGGGTCTTTAATCATAAAAGATATGATTGGAATCATAGAGAAAAATAAATATAATATAAATGTTACAGTTATAGGCGAACTTGATTTGAATTTGAAATCCGGACATCTTAAAGTACATGGCAGATACCAAAGAGATGATTTGGCGGAGCTGATGGGTAAGTACAATATAAATGCATGTTTGATACCCTCAATCTGGCCTGAAACATTTAGTTATACTACCGAAGAGATTATGATGATGGATATGCCTCTGTTTATTTTTGATTTGGGAGCACCTGCTGAGAGAGTAAAGAAATACTCCAAAGGTTATGTTATCGACAAAATCGATGCTTATGCTACTTTGGATGCAATAAAAAAGTTTTTTGGAAGTAAAGATTGA
- a CDS encoding glycosyltransferase produces MKQSVLIVIPVLNPESTFFTAVIPMLLKQSIKSSILLISSSGIMPDGDYESIVIDGKDFNHANTRNMALLYDSDFYLFMTQDATPCDEYLVEKLLEPFMDEEVVVSYARQVPYENAHITERFSRNKNYPNESMIKSKDDISRLGIKTFFSSDSCALYRADYFKKAGGFKRDLNVSEDMEFAARAIFDDKKVAYCAEARVYHSHIYNVFGLYARYVAIGRFFKENGWIQESIKGNTSTERTGSKQVMEELKYIASKEPSALAKSFFYNLVKFFAYSVGKKF; encoded by the coding sequence TTGAAACAAAGTGTGCTTATCGTTATACCTGTACTAAATCCTGAGAGTACATTTTTTACTGCTGTTATACCTATGCTGCTTAAACAGAGTATAAAGTCTAGTATACTTTTGATAAGTTCAAGCGGGATAATGCCTGATGGAGATTATGAGTCGATTGTTATAGACGGAAAAGATTTTAACCATGCAAATACAAGGAATATGGCTCTTTTGTATGATAGTGATTTTTACCTTTTTATGACTCAAGATGCTACTCCTTGTGATGAATATCTGGTAGAGAAACTTTTAGAGCCTTTTATGGATGAAGAAGTCGTGGTTTCATACGCAAGACAAGTTCCTTATGAAAATGCACATATAACCGAGAGATTTTCTAGAAATAAAAACTATCCTAATGAGTCTATGATAAAATCAAAAGATGATATAAGCAGACTTGGTATAAAAACATTTTTTTCTTCGGATTCGTGTGCTTTATACAGGGCTGATTATTTTAAGAAGGCGGGTGGATTTAAGAGAGATTTGAATGTTAGCGAAGATATGGAGTTTGCGGCAAGAGCGATATTTGATGATAAAAAAGTTGCATATTGCGCTGAGGCTAGAGTGTACCATTCTCATATATATAATGTGTTTGGGTTGTATGCAAGATATGTTGCGATAGGAAGATTTTTTAAAGAAAACGGGTGGATTCAAGAGTCGATAAAGGGTAATACCTCAACAGAGAGGACGGGAAGCAAACAAGTGATGGAAGAGCTTAAATACATTGCATCTAAAGAACCGTCTGCACTTGCAAAATCTTTTTTTTATAATTTGGTTAAGTTTTTTGCGTATAGTGTCGGTAAAAAATTTTAA
- a CDS encoding acyltransferase, translating to MKHYEGIDFLRGTAVLGVVVYHFFVILNLGNLPLFPYIHYLGLFGVSLFFVISGFLVYSSFSALYKKYNQDIKLSLKKYFINRAFRILPAYYFSFLIVLLLASFTIDANYLYSLSFMKQILSHLSLTSYFIYKDSGLGFNGAYWTLNIEMLWYLVVPIIVLYADKTRLIVIAIIVSFFMFYFLDVIYENELFNFTKSKVSHLFYYSFQLFPQFVFFGLGVLIYKYNIKLAYKKQSLNFIASFFTMFVFILLSKIGIDTFLMRNIVLFFVAFILFTLLYNQKFGKFCFISWLGKISYSIYLWHFIILVIMNKSGILNLVSLWSTVVLYTVFLLTISSMSYYFIEEKGLDMKNKL from the coding sequence ATGAAACATTATGAAGGAATAGATTTTTTAAGAGGAACTGCGGTGTTGGGCGTGGTCGTGTACCATTTTTTTGTTATTTTAAATCTTGGAAATCTTCCCCTTTTTCCATATATACACTACTTGGGTTTATTTGGCGTGTCACTGTTTTTTGTTATAAGCGGGTTTTTAGTATATTCGTCATTTTCGGCTCTTTATAAAAAATATAATCAAGATATCAAGCTTTCGCTAAAAAAATACTTTATAAACAGAGCTTTTAGAATATTGCCTGCGTATTATTTTAGTTTTTTAATAGTTTTACTGCTTGCTTCATTTACAATTGATGCTAATTATCTGTACTCTTTATCTTTTATGAAGCAGATACTTTCACATCTGTCGCTAACTTCGTATTTTATATATAAAGATTCGGGGCTTGGGTTTAACGGAGCCTATTGGACTTTAAATATTGAAATGCTTTGGTACTTGGTTGTTCCGATTATCGTATTGTATGCTGATAAAACAAGGCTGATAGTTATAGCGATAATCGTCTCATTTTTTATGTTTTACTTTTTAGATGTTATATATGAAAATGAGTTGTTTAACTTTACAAAATCAAAAGTTTCACATCTTTTTTATTACTCATTTCAGCTGTTTCCGCAATTTGTATTTTTTGGGTTGGGGGTGTTGATATATAAGTACAATATAAAATTAGCATATAAAAAACAGTCTTTAAACTTTATAGCATCTTTTTTTACGATGTTTGTTTTTATATTGCTTTCAAAAATAGGTATTGATACTTTTTTGATGAGAAATATAGTTCTGTTTTTTGTTGCTTTTATACTTTTTACACTACTTTATAATCAGAAATTCGGTAAGTTCTGCTTTATATCTTGGCTTGGAAAAATCTCATATTCTATTTATCTGTGGCATTTTATAATTTTAGTCATTATGAACAAAAGCGGTATTTTAAATTTAGTATCTCTGTGGTCAACAGTAGTTTTATATACCGTTTTTCTTCTAACAATCTCTTCTATGAGTTACTATTTTATAGAAGAGAAGGGTTTAGATATGAAAAACAAGCTTTGA
- the rfbC gene encoding dTDP-4-dehydrorhamnose 3,5-epimerase — protein MKFTRTKIPDVVICEPVIHGDSRGYFVETFRADKLEKFLGYKINFSQDNESKSSYGVLRGLHYQLAPHAQTKLVRVIQGKVLDVAVDIRVGSPTFGEHIAVELSSQNKKQLLIPRGFAHGFVVLENDTIFAYKVDNYYSQKSDRGLAYDDKALNIDWKIDASKLQLSKKDTMQPTIKETSDLFEYGVNYYA, from the coding sequence ATGAAATTTACAAGAACAAAAATTCCTGATGTAGTAATATGTGAACCGGTTATTCATGGTGATAGCAGAGGATACTTTGTAGAAACATTTAGAGCTGATAAACTAGAGAAGTTCTTAGGCTATAAGATAAACTTTTCTCAAGACAATGAATCAAAAAGTTCATATGGAGTATTAAGAGGTTTGCACTATCAGCTTGCTCCCCATGCTCAAACAAAATTGGTTAGAGTTATTCAAGGTAAAGTTCTTGATGTTGCCGTAGATATCAGAGTGGGAAGTCCGACTTTTGGAGAACACATAGCCGTTGAACTCTCGTCTCAAAACAAAAAGCAGCTTCTTATCCCAAGAGGATTTGCCCATGGGTTTGTAGTTCTAGAAAATGACACCATCTTTGCATACAAGGTCGATAACTACTATAGCCAAAAAAGTGACAGAGGATTAGCTTACGACGATAAAGCGCTCAACATAGACTGGAAAATAGATGCATCCAAACTGCAACTCTCAAAAAAAGATACCATGCAGCCAACCATAAAAGAAACAAGTGATTTGTTTGAGTATGGAGTAAACTACTACGCTTAG
- the rfbA gene encoding glucose-1-phosphate thymidylyltransferase RfbA, translating into MKGIILAGGSGTRLYPITKGVSKQLVPVYDKPMIYYPLSVLMLCGIKEVLIISTPTDLPRFKELLGDGNDIGMNFSYIEQPSPDGLAQAFILGEQFIGDDDVCLVLGDNIFYGHGLTTLLSSSVKNAKENNNATVFGYYVKDPQRYGVASFDENGDVTSIEEKPKHPKSNYAVVGLYFYPNDVVKKAKNVKPSDRGELEITSINQDYLNEKRLKVELMGRGYAWLDTGTHESLLEASQFIQTIENRQSLKVACIEEIAYEMGYISKDQLLSLAEPLKKNQYGEYLIRRANEGVSPR; encoded by the coding sequence ATGAAAGGCATTATATTAGCCGGTGGGTCTGGAACAAGACTATACCCTATTACTAAAGGTGTCAGTAAACAGTTAGTTCCGGTTTACGATAAGCCGATGATTTATTATCCACTTTCGGTTCTGATGCTTTGCGGAATAAAAGAAGTGCTTATCATATCAACACCGACCGATTTACCAAGATTCAAAGAGTTGTTGGGCGATGGAAATGATATAGGTATGAATTTTAGTTACATTGAACAACCAAGCCCGGACGGATTAGCGCAAGCTTTTATCTTAGGTGAACAGTTTATAGGCGACGATGATGTATGTTTAGTTTTAGGAGACAACATATTTTATGGGCATGGACTAACAACACTTTTATCAAGTTCTGTTAAAAATGCTAAGGAAAACAACAATGCTACAGTCTTTGGATATTATGTAAAAGACCCGCAAAGATACGGTGTTGCATCATTTGATGAAAATGGCGATGTAACATCTATAGAAGAAAAGCCAAAGCACCCAAAATCAAATTATGCGGTAGTCGGATTGTATTTTTACCCAAATGATGTAGTGAAAAAAGCAAAAAATGTAAAACCGAGTGACAGGGGAGAGCTAGAGATAACATCCATAAATCAAGACTACTTAAATGAAAAAAGATTAAAAGTAGAGCTTATGGGAAGAGGGTACGCATGGTTAGATACGGGAACTCACGAGTCCTTGCTTGAAGCCAGTCAGTTTATACAAACCATAGAAAACAGACAGTCTCTTAAAGTAGCCTGCATAGAAGAGATAGCATACGAGATGGGCTATATTTCAAAAGATCAGCTTTTATCCCTTGCAGAACCCTTGAAGAAAAATCAGTATGGCGAGTACCTAATCAGAAGAGCAAATGAGGGAGTAAGTCCTAGATGA
- a CDS encoding ribose-phosphate pyrophosphokinase: protein MRGYKIFAGSASIEFAKEVCQILDVPLAKADIKKFSDGEISVQIAESVRGRDVFIVQSTGAPSNDNLMELLIMTDALRRSSSSTITAVVPYYGYARQDRKAAPRVPITARLVADMYEAAGIDRVVTIDLHAGQIQGFFNIPVDNLYGSVTFENYIRSKNLKNPVIASPDIGGVARARYFASRMGLEMVIVDKRREKANESEVMNIIGNVEGKDVIMIDDMVDTAGTMVKAATALKNKGAASVMACATHAVLSGKAYDNIENGELDELIVTNTLESKPHDKIIVLTVAPLFAEVIRRVYHNESVNSLFA from the coding sequence ATGCGCGGTTATAAAATTTTTGCCGGTTCTGCCAGCATAGAATTTGCTAAAGAGGTTTGTCAAATCTTAGATGTTCCATTGGCTAAAGCCGATATTAAAAAATTTAGCGACGGTGAAATTTCGGTTCAAATTGCCGAGAGCGTTCGCGGTCGTGATGTATTTATCGTCCAATCGACGGGTGCACCCTCAAATGACAACCTAATGGAACTTCTTATTATGACGGATGCTCTTCGCAGATCCAGCTCTTCTACTATAACGGCAGTCGTTCCCTACTACGGATATGCAAGACAAGACCGCAAAGCTGCTCCTCGCGTTCCCATAACTGCAAGACTTGTTGCAGATATGTATGAGGCGGCGGGAATCGACAGAGTTGTAACCATCGACTTACACGCGGGACAGATTCAAGGTTTTTTCAATATTCCGGTTGATAACCTTTACGGCTCTGTAACTTTTGAAAACTACATAAGAAGTAAAAATCTTAAAAATCCCGTTATAGCTTCTCCCGATATCGGCGGTGTTGCGCGCGCTAGATACTTTGCTTCACGCATGGGGCTTGAGATGGTAATCGTCGATAAACGCCGCGAAAAAGCAAATGAGAGCGAAGTTATGAATATCATCGGCAATGTCGAGGGCAAAGATGTCATTATGATTGACGATATGGTTGATACTGCCGGAACGATGGTAAAAGCGGCAACTGCTCTTAAAAACAAAGGAGCCGCTTCCGTTATGGCATGCGCAACTCACGCCGTTTTAAGCGGAAAAGCGTATGACAATATAGAAAACGGCGAGTTGGATGAGCTAATCGTTACAAATACTTTAGAGTCAAAACCGCACGATAAAATCATAGTTTTAACTGTTGCACCTCTTTTTGCAGAGGTTATAAGAAGAGTTTACCATAACGAGAGTGTTAATTCGCTTTTTGCGTAA